In one Thermaerobacter sp. PB12/4term genomic region, the following are encoded:
- a CDS encoding heavy metal translocating P-type ATPase — translation MKEAFDVARSPAIPEAVHDEQATRRRAAAAGRGGTTGTGASPAAGAEAPAALPGPVRAAVPAGRERAGAPGGSAGSGKASGPAVAPRPRSRPEEPGFWARHHLAVLTAATLACLLAGVAAERLGAPPAASLFFYVASYLAGGTPAALSGLAALRQRVIDVDLLMVLAALGAAGLGAWEEGATLLFLFSLSNALQSYAMDRTRRAIRALMDLAPETARRLRPGGTEEEVPVEDLRVGDVIAVRPGERIPIDGRVRAGRSTVDQAAITGESVPVAKGPGDEVFAGTMNQLGGLEVEVTRPATDTMLARIVALVQAAQEDRSRTQRLIDRIEQVYATAVVAVAALAAGLPLLWGADPAQTIYRALVLMVVASPCAVAISAPAPVLSAVANAARRGILLKGGRYVEELASVRVVAFDKTGTLTRGEPRVTDVVPLGGATREAVLQAAATAERLSEHPLARAVLAAAAAEGITPAEAADAQAEPGFGVAARSGLGLAWAGSPEFARRHGADPSAAEPVMERLAREGKTVLLTGVGPNLLGCIAVQDTPRPGAREAVAALRRAGLIPVMLTGDRPEVARVIAAQLGITEVRAGLLPEGKLQAVEELSRTLGPVAMVGDGVNDAPALARARVGIAMGAAGTDVALETADVVLVSDEIEKLPFVFDLARRATRTIWQNLVFALSVIVVLVSLTLVGRLELALGVLGHEGSTVLAMLNGLRMLAVRPATHGAAGPAEDSGRTGS, via the coding sequence GTGAAGGAGGCTTTCGACGTGGCCCGTTCCCCGGCAATCCCCGAGGCGGTTCACGACGAACAGGCAACCCGGCGGCGCGCTGCTGCAGCGGGGCGGGGCGGCACCACCGGGACCGGTGCATCCCCGGCCGCCGGGGCCGAAGCACCGGCCGCTCTCCCAGGGCCGGTTCGGGCGGCGGTGCCTGCCGGCCGGGAGCGGGCCGGGGCACCCGGCGGATCGGCCGGATCCGGGAAGGCGTCCGGCCCCGCTGTGGCTCCGCGGCCCCGCTCCCGGCCGGAAGAACCCGGCTTCTGGGCGCGGCACCACCTGGCGGTGCTGACGGCGGCCACCCTGGCCTGCCTGCTGGCCGGCGTGGCGGCCGAACGGCTGGGGGCGCCCCCGGCGGCCAGCCTGTTCTTCTACGTGGCAAGCTACCTGGCCGGCGGCACCCCGGCCGCCCTTTCGGGCCTTGCGGCCCTGCGCCAGCGGGTGATCGACGTCGACCTCTTGATGGTCCTGGCGGCCCTGGGGGCCGCGGGGCTGGGCGCCTGGGAAGAGGGCGCCACCCTGCTCTTCCTCTTCTCCCTGAGCAATGCCCTGCAGTCTTACGCCATGGACCGCACGCGCCGCGCCATCCGCGCCCTCATGGACCTGGCGCCGGAAACGGCCCGCCGGCTGCGTCCCGGCGGCACGGAAGAGGAGGTGCCGGTGGAGGACCTGCGGGTGGGCGATGTCATCGCCGTCCGGCCGGGCGAGCGGATTCCCATCGACGGCCGGGTGCGGGCCGGCCGTTCCACCGTGGACCAGGCGGCCATCACCGGCGAGTCGGTGCCGGTGGCCAAGGGTCCCGGCGACGAGGTGTTCGCCGGCACCATGAACCAGCTGGGCGGCCTGGAGGTGGAGGTGACCCGGCCCGCTACCGACACCATGCTGGCGCGCATCGTCGCCCTGGTGCAGGCGGCCCAGGAGGACCGGTCCCGCACCCAGCGCCTGATCGACCGCATCGAGCAGGTCTACGCCACGGCGGTGGTGGCCGTCGCCGCCCTGGCGGCGGGGCTGCCCCTGCTCTGGGGCGCCGATCCTGCCCAGACCATCTACCGCGCCCTGGTCCTGATGGTGGTGGCCTCGCCCTGCGCCGTGGCCATCAGCGCGCCGGCGCCCGTCCTGTCGGCCGTGGCCAACGCCGCCCGCCGCGGGATCCTGCTCAAGGGCGGCCGTTACGTGGAGGAACTGGCCTCCGTCCGGGTCGTCGCCTTTGACAAGACGGGCACCCTGACGCGGGGCGAGCCGCGGGTGACCGACGTGGTGCCCCTGGGCGGCGCCACCCGGGAAGCCGTGCTGCAGGCAGCCGCCACGGCCGAGCGCCTGTCCGAGCACCCCCTGGCCCGGGCGGTCCTGGCTGCGGCCGCCGCCGAGGGAATCACCCCCGCCGAGGCGGCGGACGCCCAGGCGGAGCCGGGCTTCGGGGTGGCGGCCCGCTCCGGGCTTGGCCTGGCCTGGGCCGGGAGCCCGGAGTTTGCCCGCCGCCACGGCGCCGACCCCTCGGCGGCCGAGCCCGTCATGGAGCGCCTGGCCCGGGAAGGCAAGACGGTCCTGCTGACCGGCGTGGGCCCGAACCTGCTGGGCTGCATCGCCGTCCAGGACACGCCCCGCCCGGGAGCCCGCGAGGCCGTGGCCGCCCTGCGCCGGGCCGGGCTCATCCCCGTCATGCTGACCGGCGATCGCCCGGAGGTGGCCCGGGTCATCGCCGCCCAGCTGGGCATCACCGAGGTCCGGGCGGGACTGCTGCCGGAAGGCAAGCTCCAGGCGGTGGAAGAACTGTCCCGCACCCTGGGACCCGTGGCCATGGTGGGCGACGGCGTCAACGACGCCCCGGCCCTGGCGCGGGCCCGGGTGGGCATCGCCATGGGCGCCGCGGGCACCGACGTGGCCCTGGAAACGGCCGATGTGGTGCTGGTCAGCGACGAGATCGAGAAGCTGCCCTTCGTGTTCGACCTGGCCCGGCGAGCGACGCGGACCATCTGGCAGAACCTGGTCTTTGCCTTGAGCGTGATCGTGGTCCTGGTGAGCCTGACCCTGGTGGGGCGCCTGGAACTGGCCCTGGGCGTGCTGGGGCACGAGGGCAGCACCGTGCTGGCCATGCTGAACGGGCTGCGGATGCTGGCCGTGCGGCCGGCGACGCACGGCGCAGCGGGGCCGGCGGAAGACAGCGGGAGGACGGGCTCTTGA
- a CDS encoding DUF554 domain-containing protein, with amino-acid sequence MKGLGTLINVVTVLAGSGLGLWLGSRLPARNREVLTGGLGVVTLLIGLDMARATGNILIVLGSVLAGGLVGTALDLDGRLEAMGRAVERALLRASRGTRPAVAAERAERPEPAEVPRAGAAAGTPAGTGTGAGTGAGAGPVPAVVPAGSGPEDGRPEAEPGQAQAGGEGAIARGFIAASLLFCVGPMTVLGSIQDGLAGDYQLLAVKATLDGFASLAMAPALGPGVALSALTVLGVQGSLTLLAGLISPWISEPMLNELTAAGGALVVMIGLGLLDIRRLPVANFLPALVFAPLLARLAGQG; translated from the coding sequence ATGAAGGGGCTGGGGACCCTGATCAACGTGGTGACGGTGCTGGCCGGCTCGGGGCTGGGGTTGTGGCTGGGCTCGCGGCTGCCCGCCCGGAACCGGGAGGTGTTGACGGGAGGCCTGGGGGTCGTCACGTTGCTGATCGGCCTGGACATGGCGCGGGCGACGGGGAACATCCTGATCGTTCTGGGATCGGTGCTGGCCGGCGGGCTGGTGGGGACGGCGCTGGACCTGGACGGGCGGCTGGAGGCCATGGGCCGGGCGGTGGAACGCGCCTTGCTGCGGGCATCCCGGGGCACGAGGCCGGCGGTGGCGGCCGAACGGGCCGAGCGCCCCGAACCGGCAGAAGTTCCGCGAGCGGGGGCCGCAGCGGGAACGCCGGCGGGGACCGGCACGGGGGCCGGAACCGGAGCCGGGGCCGGGCCGGTCCCGGCGGTCGTCCCCGCCGGATCCGGCCCGGAGGACGGCCGCCCGGAGGCCGAACCAGGCCAGGCGCAGGCGGGGGGCGAGGGCGCCATCGCCCGGGGCTTCATCGCCGCCAGCCTGCTCTTCTGCGTTGGGCCCATGACCGTCCTGGGTTCGATCCAGGACGGGCTGGCGGGCGACTACCAGCTGCTCGCGGTCAAGGCCACCCTGGACGGCTTTGCTTCCCTGGCCATGGCCCCTGCCCTGGGGCCGGGCGTGGCCCTTTCCGCCCTCACCGTGCTGGGGGTGCAGGGGAGCCTGACCCTGCTGGCCGGGCTCATCAGCCCGTGGATCAGCGAGCCCATGCTCAACGAGCTGACCGCGGCGGGCGGGGCGCTGGTGGTCATGATCGGTCTGGGCCTGCTGGACATCCGGCGGCTGCCCGTGGCCAATTTCCTGCCCGCCCTGGTCTTCGCCCCGCTGCTGGCCCGGCTGGCCGGCCAGGGATGA
- a CDS encoding LysM peptidoglycan-binding domain-containing protein: MPDGNPNQGGLAGGVPTRGGNPPAPELSGEGGLAGGAPARGGNPPAPEGGLAGGAPTRGGNPPAPAALAEGGTPQEPVPQLGPAPAAPAGETAPPAGPGLEKAAAQSGAPEGVPPCPGGQPVQVQPGDTLFLLAQRYGVPLAAVILANPQIVDPDRIVPGQWICIPSAPPGCPGGRLVVVQPGDSLFTIGQRNGVPVEAMIAANPQLADPNQIQPGQVVCVPRAPVGCTGILYVVQPGDTLFQVAQRFGVELQDLVAANPQITNPDRIWPGEVVCVPAGG; encoded by the coding sequence ATGCCTGACGGCAACCCCAATCAAGGCGGCCTGGCCGGCGGTGTCCCCACCCGGGGAGGGAATCCTCCGGCGCCGGAGCTGTCTGGTGAAGGCGGCCTGGCCGGTGGCGCGCCGGCCCGCGGCGGCAACCCCCCGGCGCCTGAAGGGGGCCTGGCGGGAGGCGCCCCGACCCGCGGCGGGAACCCACCCGCCCCCGCGGCCCTGGCGGAAGGGGGCACGCCCCAGGAGCCCGTGCCCCAGCTTGGCCCGGCGCCGGCCGCTCCCGCCGGTGAGACGGCGCCTCCGGCCGGGCCGGGCCTGGAGAAGGCCGCAGCCCAGAGCGGCGCCCCCGAAGGCGTGCCGCCGTGCCCCGGCGGCCAGCCGGTCCAGGTCCAGCCGGGGGACACCCTGTTCCTGCTGGCCCAGCGCTACGGCGTTCCGCTGGCCGCCGTGATCCTGGCCAACCCCCAGATCGTCGACCCCGACCGCATCGTGCCCGGGCAGTGGATCTGCATTCCTTCGGCGCCCCCCGGCTGCCCCGGCGGCCGGCTGGTGGTGGTGCAGCCCGGCGACTCCCTGTTCACCATCGGCCAGCGCAACGGGGTGCCCGTGGAGGCCATGATTGCCGCCAACCCCCAGCTGGCCGACCCCAACCAGATCCAGCCCGGCCAGGTGGTCTGCGTCCCCCGGGCGCCTGTAGGCTGCACAGGCATCCTGTACGTGGTCCAGCCCGGGGACACCCTGTTCCAGGTCGCCCAGCGCTTTGGCGTGGAGCTCCAGGACCTCGTCGCCGCCAACCCGCAGATCACCAACCCGGACCGCATCTGGCCCGGCGAGGTGGTGTGCGTCCCGGCAGGGGGATGA
- a CDS encoding helix-turn-helix domain-containing protein, with protein MRRLRERLEPDPAHPVFVRTKWGVGYYFAEPEEIARRLGGGEAAPETGVGR; from the coding sequence GTGCGCCGGCTGCGGGAGCGCCTGGAACCCGATCCCGCCCATCCCGTCTTCGTCCGCACCAAGTGGGGTGTGGGCTACTATTTTGCTGAGCCGGAGGAGATCGCCCGCCGCCTGGGAGGTGGCGAGGCGGCGCCCGAGACCGGCGTAGGCCGCTAG
- a CDS encoding sensor histidine kinase — MSLRWKIILALLAVTLTSLAVTVQVASDTTRGVLLRDRQSRALATAAFFAGSLGDAIAEGDRERLANQVAALRLQDLGRLLAVDDAGFVLADTAAGTDASLVGHRLEHIEIVSALQGVSRAGVRRLPDGRYAMYAAAPVRGAGDRVAGAVVLSTDVTDVFAAVDQIRRRMLQLGALIALGAGAVAYLFGAYLAAPLRELARAAGRIARGRFDERVPARGGDELAQLARAFNDMAAHLARIDESRRDFIASASHELRTPVAALKTLTDALIHDPDATLEDYREFLHDIDDQVERLARLTSSLLTLARLDREKETVDLRPVPLAELVTVVAGWLEPEARRLGCRIRLEGRGNPQVLVDRTKMERAITNLLENAMKYGGPGLVRVVFGEQAGFAAAAAGAALAAELARPDEPAAPEAPAGAGAAGGAGAGTAPGPGTGAPGHGGEAAAAAPAGGDGVARAAGGGAVPEARAGSPWGPGAGPGPAGGAAPGPEPARQPGAERDGDPGPLPEPAQPPAPGAPGEGPAVAPAGSGGPPPQAAAARPPDGAGPPAGAVQGVQEEPAYRVVGDDDPLRRSPRVAWVWVIDRGPGIPAEELPHLFERFYRVDRARARGGDAGGAGLGLSIVREILRLHDGVVAVASQPGRGSAFALYWPVVEWPPGGTAAGAGTAAAGGAGASAATARGAAPGARAAG; from the coding sequence TTGTCCCTGCGCTGGAAGATCATCCTGGCCTTGCTGGCCGTAACGCTGACCAGCCTGGCCGTGACGGTCCAGGTGGCCAGCGACACCACCCGGGGCGTGCTGCTGCGCGACCGGCAGTCCCGGGCTCTGGCCACCGCAGCCTTCTTCGCCGGCAGCCTGGGCGATGCCATCGCCGAGGGCGACCGGGAGCGGCTGGCCAATCAGGTGGCGGCCCTGCGCCTGCAGGACCTGGGCCGGTTGCTGGCCGTGGACGACGCCGGGTTCGTCCTGGCCGACACGGCGGCGGGCACCGATGCCAGCCTGGTGGGCCACCGCCTGGAACACATCGAGATCGTCAGCGCCCTGCAGGGGGTGAGCCGTGCCGGCGTCCGCCGGCTGCCCGACGGCCGGTACGCCATGTACGCCGCGGCGCCGGTGCGCGGGGCGGGCGACCGGGTGGCGGGGGCCGTGGTCCTGTCCACCGACGTGACCGACGTCTTTGCCGCCGTGGACCAGATCCGCCGGCGCATGCTGCAGCTGGGGGCCCTCATCGCCCTGGGGGCCGGAGCGGTGGCCTACCTGTTCGGTGCCTACCTGGCGGCGCCCCTGCGGGAGCTGGCCCGGGCGGCGGGGCGCATCGCCCGCGGCCGGTTCGACGAGCGGGTGCCGGCCCGGGGCGGGGACGAGCTGGCCCAGCTGGCCCGGGCCTTCAACGACATGGCGGCTCACCTGGCCCGCATCGACGAATCCCGGCGCGACTTCATCGCCAGCGCGTCCCACGAGCTGCGCACGCCCGTGGCCGCCCTGAAGACCCTGACCGATGCCCTGATCCATGACCCCGACGCCACCCTTGAGGACTACCGCGAGTTCCTCCACGACATCGACGACCAGGTGGAGCGCCTGGCGCGGCTGACCTCCAGCCTGCTCACCCTGGCCCGGCTGGACCGGGAGAAGGAGACCGTCGACCTGCGGCCCGTGCCGCTGGCGGAGCTGGTGACGGTGGTGGCGGGGTGGCTGGAGCCGGAGGCCCGCCGGCTGGGTTGCCGGATCCGCCTGGAAGGCCGGGGCAATCCCCAGGTGCTGGTCGACCGGACCAAGATGGAGCGGGCCATCACCAACCTCCTGGAGAACGCCATGAAATACGGCGGGCCCGGCCTGGTGCGGGTGGTCTTCGGCGAGCAGGCGGGCTTCGCTGCCGCGGCGGCCGGCGCCGCCCTGGCGGCCGAGCTGGCCCGGCCGGACGAACCGGCCGCCCCGGAGGCGCCCGCCGGCGCAGGGGCAGCGGGCGGAGCCGGCGCCGGGACGGCGCCGGGCCCAGGCACGGGTGCCCCAGGCCATGGGGGCGAAGCAGCCGCGGCGGCACCCGCTGGTGGGGACGGTGTGGCGAGGGCTGCGGGGGGTGGGGCCGTACCCGAGGCTCGAGCGGGGAGTCCCTGGGGCCCGGGGGCCGGTCCGGGCCCGGCGGGTGGAGCGGCTCCCGGGCCGGAACCTGCCCGGCAGCCGGGCGCGGAGCGGGATGGCGATCCTGGTCCGCTGCCGGAGCCCGCGCAGCCGCCCGCGCCGGGGGCTCCGGGGGAGGGGCCGGCCGTTGCGCCGGCCGGGTCGGGTGGTCCGCCTCCCCAGGCAGCGGCCGCCCGCCCGCCGGATGGGGCCGGCCCGCCCGCGGGCGCGGTTCAGGGCGTCCAGGAAGAGCCCGCCTACCGCGTGGTGGGCGACGACGACCCCCTCCGGCGGAGCCCGCGGGTCGCCTGGGTGTGGGTGATCGACCGCGGCCCCGGCATTCCCGCCGAGGAGCTTCCCCACCTGTTCGAGCGTTTCTACCGCGTGGACCGGGCGCGGGCCCGGGGCGGCGATGCGGGTGGGGCCGGCCTGGGCCTGAGCATCGTGCGGGAGATCCTGCGCCTCCATGACGGCGTGGTGGCCGTGGCCAGCCAGCCCGGGCGGGGCAGCGCCTTCGCCCTGTACTGGCCTGTGGTGGAGTGGCCGCCGGGCGGGACGGCTGCGGGCGCCGGTACTGCGGCGGCCGGCGGGGCCGGGGCGTCGGCTGCGACGGCGCGGGGTGCGGCGCCAGGGGCCAGGGCCGCAGGCTGA
- a CDS encoding phosphoribosyltransferase yields MTAISQPVKKYLTWQDIEQLVDRLLQQIRIDEYDAMLVITRGGMVPACLISEKTGMRNILVAAVMFYTGVGETLDRPTFLQFPPDPYLKGKRVLIVDDVWDSGRTVAAVRHRVEEAGGHPAVAVMHFKPQRSVVPGRPDYYAEETDEWIVYPWDPESER; encoded by the coding sequence GTGACCGCCATCAGCCAGCCGGTGAAGAAATACCTGACCTGGCAGGACATCGAGCAGCTGGTCGACCGACTGCTGCAGCAGATCCGCATCGACGAGTACGATGCCATGCTGGTGATTACCCGTGGCGGCATGGTGCCAGCCTGCCTGATCAGCGAAAAGACGGGCATGCGCAACATCCTGGTCGCGGCCGTGATGTTCTACACCGGGGTGGGGGAGACCCTCGACCGCCCCACCTTCCTGCAGTTCCCGCCCGACCCCTACCTGAAGGGGAAGCGCGTGCTGATCGTGGACGACGTCTGGGACAGCGGCCGCACCGTGGCCGCGGTGCGCCACCGGGTGGAAGAGGCGGGCGGCCATCCCGCCGTGGCCGTCATGCACTTCAAGCCCCAGCGCTCGGTGGTGCCGGGGCGGCCGGACTACTACGCCGAAGAAACCGACGAGTGGATTGTCTATCCGTGGGATCCCGAATCGGAGCGGTAA
- a CDS encoding GerMN domain-containing protein, with product MSIEDVFSLKRLLLSYRPAARGPHPLRRQAAAGPVHSAQSDRHRAAAVAVALLLVASLGLAACGQAAVGGPNELVIAPDAAGAEDGLPPASTDLEGTPAIVPNPGDERVTITLFYGSRSGVLDPWPWRRTVDRPQRTADLARIAVENLLEPPENSPFVSVLPRGTRVLSVSVDDSQQTAYVNFSEELVKNHPGGSYGEGVTIHAIVQTLTGIPGIRRVQILVEGKPVETLAGHIAIDKPLERLMIVPGGPVPEGAVPGPAGDEPAGGEAASQAAGAAASAGGQGAGSSGAAGGGWTPWQMEIDDAVMNFFQGEVVQGRMQWLTDPVEAARYLATTFGFYGWDEYVLLHRTDRGEGSGLGEALVRVRHGNSYYTLHMIQPREQGERGIWVIHDIRSRAVQTGRKPVDAGLVRGWQEEVDGGANLWRLDPVDAVRHQGGLYGFDPYSDEFTLVNVDLGRGQAVVRVKHDGRDYEVVLTQPVRRGERGVWWIDTIRALPADKNR from the coding sequence GTGTCCATCGAAGACGTCTTTTCCCTCAAGCGGCTGCTCTTGTCGTACCGCCCTGCTGCCCGGGGGCCCCACCCGTTACGGCGGCAGGCGGCCGCGGGGCCCGTCCATTCCGCCCAGTCGGACCGGCATCGGGCTGCCGCGGTCGCCGTGGCGCTGCTGCTGGTGGCGTCCCTGGGCCTGGCCGCATGCGGCCAGGCGGCCGTCGGCGGCCCCAACGAGCTGGTGATCGCTCCCGACGCAGCCGGGGCGGAAGACGGCCTCCCACCGGCGTCCACCGATCTGGAGGGGACGCCGGCCATCGTTCCCAACCCCGGTGACGAGCGCGTCACCATCACCCTCTTCTACGGGTCCCGCTCGGGCGTGCTGGATCCCTGGCCCTGGCGGCGGACCGTCGACCGGCCCCAGCGTACCGCCGACCTGGCGCGCATCGCCGTCGAGAACCTGCTGGAGCCCCCGGAAAACTCGCCCTTCGTTTCGGTGCTGCCTCGGGGGACCCGGGTGCTGTCGGTGTCCGTCGATGACAGCCAGCAGACGGCCTACGTCAACTTCTCCGAGGAACTGGTCAAGAACCACCCGGGCGGCAGCTACGGCGAGGGCGTGACCATCCACGCCATCGTCCAGACGCTGACGGGCATCCCGGGCATCCGCCGGGTGCAGATCCTGGTGGAGGGCAAGCCGGTGGAGACCCTGGCGGGGCACATCGCCATCGACAAGCCTTTGGAGCGGCTGATGATCGTGCCCGGTGGCCCCGTGCCGGAAGGGGCGGTGCCGGGTCCTGCCGGGGACGAACCGGCCGGCGGGGAGGCTGCAAGCCAAGCGGCCGGAGCGGCAGCCTCCGCCGGGGGCCAGGGGGCCGGTTCGTCCGGTGCCGCTGGCGGCGGGTGGACGCCCTGGCAGATGGAGATCGACGACGCGGTGATGAACTTCTTCCAGGGCGAGGTCGTCCAGGGGCGGATGCAGTGGCTCACGGACCCCGTGGAGGCGGCCCGGTACCTGGCCACCACCTTCGGGTTCTACGGCTGGGACGAGTATGTGCTGCTCCACCGGACCGACCGGGGTGAAGGTTCCGGCCTGGGCGAGGCGCTGGTCCGGGTGCGCCACGGCAACAGCTACTACACCCTGCACATGATCCAGCCACGGGAGCAGGGCGAGCGGGGCATCTGGGTGATCCATGACATCCGCTCGCGGGCGGTGCAGACGGGCCGCAAGCCGGTGGATGCCGGCCTGGTGCGGGGCTGGCAGGAGGAAGTGGATGGCGGCGCCAACCTCTGGCGCCTCGACCCGGTGGACGCCGTCCGGCACCAGGGTGGCCTCTACGGCTTCGACCCCTACAGCGACGAGTTCACCCTGGTCAACGTGGACCTCGGCCGGGGGCAGGCGGTGGTGCGGGTCAAGCACGACGGCCGGGACTACGAGGTGGTCCTGACCCAGCCGGTGCGCCGGGGCGAGAGGGGTGTCTGGTGGATCGACACCATCCGGGCGCTGCCGGCGGACAAGAACCGGTAG
- a CDS encoding GlsB/YeaQ/YmgE family stress response membrane protein: MMGVLGWVAAIVAGLILGWAVGRYAIGGRQFPGNLPGSLVTGVIGGVLGAFIPGNWGWTLDGANMIAAILASAVLTWLVGYFGGKQESKSAGTSS, translated from the coding sequence ATGATGGGTGTGCTTGGTTGGGTGGCCGCCATCGTTGCCGGTCTGATCCTTGGGTGGGCCGTAGGCCGTTACGCCATCGGTGGCCGCCAGTTCCCCGGCAACCTGCCCGGCTCGCTGGTGACGGGTGTCATCGGCGGCGTCCTGGGAGCCTTCATCCCGGGCAACTGGGGCTGGACCCTGGACGGCGCCAACATGATCGCGGCCATCCTGGCGTCGGCGGTCCTCACCTGGCTGGTCGGCTACTTCGGCGGCAAGCAGGAGAGCAAGTCCGCGGGTACCTCCAGCTGA
- a CDS encoding DUF1028 domain-containing protein, whose translation MHAYTGPGGRVRTPAGTPWVATFSIVAADPAAGIWGIGVQSKFIAVGAVVPWAEAGTGAIATQAWANVSYGPDGLALLRQGLSAEEVVARLVEADPERDHRQLGVVDAQGRAAAYTGKACFEWAGHRVGEGYACQGNILAGPAVVDEMARAYEAARDRGLPMEERLIEALRAAQAAGGDRRGQQSAALLVVKPRGGYGGYNDRWLDLRVDDHPQPIEELDRLMRLHRLYFGTPDPSRQVRLEGPVVGEIQQLLLATGYYRGPLTGRLDEATLSALRTFQLNENFEERVVGPEVMDGDVLDYLRSLAQRQTGAGGAGPARSR comes from the coding sequence ATGCACGCGTACACGGGCCCCGGAGGCCGGGTGCGGACACCGGCCGGAACGCCGTGGGTCGCAACCTTCTCCATCGTGGCGGCGGACCCCGCGGCCGGCATCTGGGGGATCGGAGTCCAGTCCAAGTTCATCGCCGTCGGGGCGGTGGTGCCCTGGGCCGAAGCGGGCACCGGCGCCATCGCCACCCAGGCCTGGGCCAACGTGAGTTACGGCCCCGACGGCTTGGCGCTGTTGCGCCAGGGCCTCTCGGCGGAAGAGGTGGTGGCCCGCCTGGTGGAGGCCGACCCCGAGCGGGATCACCGCCAGCTGGGGGTGGTCGACGCCCAGGGGCGGGCGGCAGCCTACACGGGCAAGGCCTGCTTCGAGTGGGCCGGGCACCGGGTAGGCGAGGGGTATGCCTGCCAGGGCAACATCCTGGCCGGTCCCGCCGTGGTCGACGAGATGGCCCGGGCCTACGAGGCGGCCCGTGATCGCGGCCTGCCCATGGAAGAGCGGCTGATCGAGGCCCTGCGCGCGGCCCAGGCGGCGGGCGGGGACCGCCGCGGGCAGCAATCGGCCGCCCTGCTGGTGGTCAAGCCCCGGGGCGGCTACGGCGGTTACAACGACCGCTGGCTGGACCTGCGGGTTGACGACCACCCGCAGCCCATCGAGGAACTGGACCGGCTGATGCGCCTCCACCGGCTTTACTTCGGGACTCCCGACCCAAGCCGGCAGGTGCGCCTGGAAGGTCCCGTGGTGGGTGAGATCCAGCAGCTCCTGCTGGCGACGGGCTACTACCGGGGGCCCCTCACCGGCCGGCTGGATGAGGCGACCCTCAGCGCCCTGCGGACCTTTCAACTCAACGAGAACTTCGAGGAGCGGGTGGTGGGCCCGGAGGTCATGGACGGGGATGTGCTGGATTACCTCCGGTCCCTGGCCCAGCGGCAGACTGGGGCCGGCGGGGCGGGGCCGGCCCGGAGTCGGTGA
- a CDS encoding winged helix-turn-helix domain-containing protein: MTPGTRPSHSTIRITREQAAAYLLFRVGLAESRSSMPTGPAGVEGVLKRLGAVQLDPVNVVGRNHHLVLFNRMGEYRPDWLEALYQRGRVFEAWCHARCILPACLYPAFRPAFRRHGEAELEPAVRQWMERILALVEASGPVSSRQVEAPERVVGYWDRDVPRTRAVSQALQHLWEEGRLAVRWRRGNERWYDLPERVLPDGVAHQELDEAEAAEQRLRHYAQVMVLFDAGDPCFGWQRWPAARRRQEAERRVAAGQWVEVAVEGVRRVYYAVAEDRPVLERVADLPVLDEARFLPPLDNLLWRRSRLQDLFAFEYTWEIYLPANKRRYGPYTMPVLYRNRLVGRIDLEFRQAGRTLVLQRLDLEPAWEDRCREIRRAVEAELERLGRYLAAESIEVAVRR, encoded by the coding sequence ATGACACCGGGTACGCGTCCGTCCCATTCCACCATCCGCATCACCCGCGAGCAGGCGGCGGCATACCTGCTTTTCCGGGTCGGCCTGGCGGAGTCCCGCTCCAGCATGCCCACGGGGCCGGCTGGCGTGGAGGGCGTGCTGAAACGGCTGGGAGCGGTCCAGCTGGATCCCGTCAATGTGGTGGGTCGAAATCACCACCTGGTGCTGTTCAACCGCATGGGCGAGTACCGGCCGGACTGGCTGGAAGCCCTGTATCAGCGGGGCCGGGTCTTCGAGGCGTGGTGCCATGCGCGGTGCATCCTGCCCGCATGCCTGTATCCAGCCTTCCGGCCGGCATTCCGGCGCCATGGGGAGGCCGAGCTGGAGCCCGCCGTACGGCAGTGGATGGAGCGGATCCTGGCCCTGGTGGAGGCGTCCGGCCCCGTCTCCTCGCGCCAGGTTGAAGCTCCGGAGCGGGTGGTCGGCTACTGGGATCGGGATGTCCCTAGGACCCGGGCCGTGAGCCAGGCCCTCCAGCACCTCTGGGAGGAGGGCCGCCTGGCGGTGCGGTGGCGCCGGGGCAACGAGCGGTGGTACGACCTTCCCGAGCGGGTCTTGCCGGACGGCGTCGCCCACCAGGAGCTGGACGAAGCCGAAGCGGCGGAACAGCGCCTGCGCCATTACGCCCAGGTGATGGTCCTCTTCGACGCCGGCGACCCTTGCTTCGGCTGGCAGCGCTGGCCGGCAGCGCGGCGGCGCCAGGAAGCCGAACGGCGGGTGGCGGCCGGCCAGTGGGTGGAGGTGGCCGTGGAAGGGGTCCGGCGGGTTTACTATGCAGTGGCCGAAGACCGTCCCGTCCTAGAGCGGGTGGCCGATCTGCCGGTGCTGGACGAGGCGCGGTTCCTCCCGCCCCTGGACAACCTGCTGTGGCGGCGGTCCCGGCTGCAGGACCTCTTTGCCTTTGAGTACACCTGGGAGATCTATCTCCCGGCCAACAAGCGGCGTTACGGGCCCTACACCATGCCCGTCCTGTACCGGAACCGGCTGGTGGGCCGGATCGACCTGGAATTCCGCCAGGCTGGCCGCACGCTGGTGCTTCAGCGGCTGGACCTGGAGCCTGCCTGGGAAGACCGCTGCAGGGAGATCCGGCGGGCGGTGGAGGCGGAGCTGGAGCGCCTGGGCCGGTACCTGGCGGCAGAGTCCATCGAGGTGGCGGTGCGTCGCTGA